A section of the Lathamus discolor isolate bLatDis1 chromosome 6, bLatDis1.hap1, whole genome shotgun sequence genome encodes:
- the GPHB5 gene encoding glycoprotein hormone beta-5 — protein sequence MKLHRQILGAVLLLLLAGCGVVLQTSAIDLRTFIGCAVREFTFLAKKPGCRGLRVTTDACWGRCETWEKPVLEPPYIESYHRVCTYNETKMMTVKLPKCAPDVDPFYTYPVAIRCDCDICSTATTECETA from the exons ATGAAGCTCCACCGCCAGATCCTGGGCGCTGtgcttctcctgctgctggctggctgcGGCGTCGTGCTCCAGACCTCTGCCATCGACCTGCGGACCTTCATTGGCTGTGCTGTGCGCGAGTTCACTTTCCTGGCCAAGAAACCCGGCTGCAGAGGGCTGCGAGTGACAACGGATGCGTGCTGGGGACGCTGCGAGACCTGGGAG AAACCGGTGCTGGAACCACCTTACATTGAGTCTTACCACCGTGTCTGCACATACAATGAGACAAAGATGATGACAGTGAAGCTGCCCAAGTGTGCCCCCGATGTGGATCCCTTCTACACCTACCCTGTGGCCATCCGCTGCGACTGTGACATCTGCTCCACTGCCACCACTGAATGTGAAACTGCCTGA